The Salvia miltiorrhiza cultivar Shanhuang (shh) chromosome 1, IMPLAD_Smil_shh, whole genome shotgun sequence genome has a window encoding:
- the LOC131005828 gene encoding syntaxin-31, translated as MAAAGASPFRDRTSEFVSLSQTLRRIGGNAAAPPQPQWNDSIAVSPDRSEFNKKASRIGLRIHQTAQKIDRLSNLTKRSSIFDDRSKENEELTALIKNDITALNMAISDMQSLQTLEMADGNYTGDRVVHLTAVCDDLKNRLMNVTKQFQDVLTTTTKNIKARENRKQLFSTVVSRENPLKQPPNTVSEPPPWLSSSDSSGTNLQPSVAIGNGTQERNQLRRRMGTDASPSPQMEAAMLQQVVPRQESIYQNRTTALQNVESTITELSGIFTHLATMVAQQGELAIRIDDNMDESLANVEGASNALMKYLNKISSNRWLMVKLFLVLILFLVIFIVFVL; from the exons ATGGCTGCCGCCGGCGCCTCGCCGTTCCGTGATCGGACGTCGGAGTTCGTTTCGCTGTCGCAGACGTTGAGAAGGATCGGTGGAAACGCAGCAGCTCCGCCGCAACCGCAATGGAACGACTCGATTGCAGTATCTCCGGATCGGTCCGAATTCAACAAGAAGGCTTCCAGAATAGGCCTTCGCATCCACCAAACCGCGCAGAAAATCGACCGTCTATCTAACC TAACCAAAAGGTCATCTATTTTTGATGATCGGAGCAAGGAAAATGAAGAACTAACAGCCTTGATAAAAAATGATATCACTGCACTTAATATGGCTATTTCTGATATGCAATCACTCCAAACCCTGGAGATGGCTGATGGAAATTATACAGGGGATAGAGTGGTTCATTTGACTGCTGTTTGTGATGATTTAAAGAACAGACTTATGAATGTGACTAAGCAGTTTCAAGATGTATTGACTACTACGACAAAG AATATCAAGGCTCGTGAGAACCGGAAACAGTTATTTTCCACTGTTGTATCAAGGGAGAATCCTTTAAAACAACCACCTAATACTGTGTCGGAACCACCTCCATGGTTGAGCTCATCTGATTCATCTGGAACAAATCTGCAACCATCAGT AGCAATAGGAAATGGTACTCAAGAGCGCAATCAACTAAG GCGAAGAATGGGTACAGATGCCAGTCCATCCCCTCAAATGGAAGCTGCAATGTTGCAGCAAGTGGTTCCTCGGCAAGAAAGCATCTATCAAAATCGAACTACTGCTCTTCAGAACGTGGAGTCTACGATTACAGAACTCAGTGGGATTTTCACACATTTGGCTACCATGGTTGCGCAGCAAGGGGAGCTGGCGATAAG GATTGATGACAACATGGATGAGTCGTTAGCAAATGTCGAAGGTGCTAGTAATGCCTTGATGAAATACTTGAACAAAATATCTTCAAATCGGTGGCTCATGGTTAAATTGTTTCTCGTATTAATATTGTTTCTTGTTATATTTATAGTTTTTGTGCTTTAG
- the LOC131005826 gene encoding 30S ribosomal protein S31, chloroplastic, with translation MASLLLGVGAPPMASRPLTIPPSLSLSKSQTLFNAPSSLSTSISAPTLPLIFCGRGDKKTARGKRFNHSFGNARPKDKKKGRGPPRVPAPPLPPRKDKYDDGEVVKIEIDESLFGN, from the exons ATGGCGTCTCTCTTGCTCGGAGTTGGAGCTCCTCCCATGGCTTCCAGACCCCTCACAATTCccccttctctttctctctctaagtcTCAAACCCTATTCAATGCCCCTTCCTCCCTCTCCACCTCCATATCCGCCCCTACGCTTCCTCTCA TTTTCTGCGGCCGAGGGGACAAGAAAACTGCTAGGGGAAAGCGCTTCAATCACTCATTCGGCAAT GCGAGGCCCAAGGATAAGAAGAAGGGGAGAGGGCCGCCGAGGGTTCCGGCGCCGCCGCTTCCGCCGAGAAAAGATAAGTACGACGACGGCGAAGTGGTCAAGATTGAGATTGACGAGTCTCTGTTTGGCAACTGA
- the LOC131005827 gene encoding probable inactive histone-lysine N-methyltransferase SUVR1: MAPRRRRSKVGLGRMDAALDAMRPMGFPADAVRKSVKKLLKVYGDGGWPFIEEAAYKLLIDTILEEPEGDQLGHETGLSPPESCSKGSLEQPASGNELSDKAATYDEHEEPLPPVQSCSKGSLKQPASGKELCDEVATYDELVELPIYCQEVKLEGENIEGRDSGFEDVEEHEEMGVGVDLGPAYVPQPVSRVPTGGQRRPCYGWISDEDEDDEMVELAPSTSSLQMLLHEEKLSR; the protein is encoded by the exons ATGGCTCCGAGGAGGCGACGCTCGAAG GTAGGTTTGGGGAGAATGGACGCTGCGCTAGACGCCATGCGCCCCATGGGTTTCCCCGCCGACGCTGTGCGCAAATCCGTGAAGAAACTTCTTAAG GTTTATGGTGATGGTGGGTGGCCATTCATAGAGGAGGCTGCATATAAGTTGCTCATTGACACAATTCTTGAGGAGCCGGAGGGGGATCAGCTAGGGCATGAGACGGGACTTTCGCCACCGGAAAGTTGTTCAAAAGGGAGTCTCGAGCAACCTGCATCCGGCAACGAACTTTCTGATAAAGCGGCTACTTATGATGAGCATGAAGAGCCACTTCCACCAGTACAAAGTTGTTCAAAAGGGAGTCTCAAGCAACCTGCATCTGGCAAAGAACTTTGTGATGAAGTGGCTACCTATGATGAGCTTGTGGAGCTACCTATATACTGCCAAGAGGTTAAACTTGAAGGAGAGAATATTGAGGGACGAGATTCGGGCTTTGAG GATGTCGAAGAGCACGAAGAGATGGGGGTAGGAGTTGATCTTGGTCCAGCCTATGTTCCCCAACCGGTGAGCAGAGTTCCAACAGGTGGCCAGCGCAGACCGTGCTATGGATGGATCAGCGACGAGGACGAGGACGATGAGATGGTTGAATTGGCCCCAAGTACTAGTAGCCTGCAGATGCTCTTGCATGAAGAAAAGTTAAGTAGGTAG
- the LOC131005824 gene encoding anthranilate synthase alpha subunit 1, chloroplastic-like isoform X1 yields the protein MQMQALTFSQRPSPAIWRPPPATSAAAISGRSGSSAVTFRLRTFQCCSSRTPSLEVDKKRFVEASENGNLIPLYRCIFSDHLTPVLAYRCLVKEDDREAPSFLFESVEPGFRASSVGRYSVVGAQPAIEVLAKENQVTILDHGSGKIIEKSVEDPMSIPRSISENWSPQLVEDLPDAFCGGWVGFFSYDTIRYSEKKKLPFSCAPEDDRNLPDIHLGLYDDVIIFDHVDKKAYIIHWVRLDQYSSAQKAYDDGMKRLETLVSKVQDIDPPRLAPARVDFCTPDFGLSLYKRNMTSEEYIKAVLQAKEHILAGDIFQIVLSQRFERRTFADPFEVYRALRVVNPSPYMSYLQSRGCVMVASSPEILVRVNKNKVVNRPLAGTAKRGTTSNEDEMLEMKLLKDEKQCAEHIMLVDLGRNDVGKVSKPGSVKVEKLMTVERYSHVMHISSTVTGELLDDMTAWDALRAALPVGTVSGAPKVRAMELIDQLEPTRRGPYSGGFGGVSFLGDMDIALTLRTIVFPTAVRYDTMYSYKDGNRRQEWIAHLQSGAGIVADSRPDDEQIECERKAAGLAKAIDLAELAFVNNAPPQPESTDASPPPLLHIRSRELITHNGGMGV from the exons ATGCAAATGCAAGCTTTAACGTTCTCTCAGAGGCCATCTCCGGCGATATGGAGGCCACCGCCGGCGACCTCCGCCGCCGCCATTTCCGGAAGAAGCGGGAGCTCTGCCGTCACGTTCCGGCTCCGTACATTCCAGTGCTGTTCTTCGAGAACTCCTTCTCTAG AGGTGGATAAGAAGAGGTTTGTTGAAGCATCTGAAAATGGAAACTTAATTCCGCTGTACAGATGCATATTCTCGGATCATTTGACGCCGGTGTTGGCTTACCGATGCTTGGTTAAAGAGGACGATCGAGAGGCTCCGAGTTTCCTATTTGAATCTGTGGAGCCTGGTTTTCGTGCATCAAGTGTT GGTCGTTACAGTGTGGTTGGGGCGCAACCAGCCATAGAAGTACTTGCAAAAGAGAATCAGGTTACAATTCTGGATCATGGTTCTGGAAAAATAATCGAGAAGTCGGTAGAGGATCCTATGTCAATTCCAAGAAGTATTTCAGAAAACTGGAGTCCACAACTAGTCGAGGACCTTCCAGACGCGTTTTGTG GTGGATGGGTTGGATTTTTCTCATATGATACAATTCGATATTCTGAGAAGAAAAAGTTGCCATTCTCTTGCGCTCCGGAAGACGACAGAAATCTTCCTGACATTCATCTTGGACTGTATGATGACGTAATCATTTTTGACCACGTGGACAAG AAAGCATATATAATCCATTGGGTGCGCTTAGATCAATATTCATCTGCTCAAAAAGCTTATGATGATGGAATGAAACGCTTGGAAACCTTGGTTTCTAAAGTACAAGACATTGATCC TCCACGGCTAGCTCCAGCTCGTGTTGATTTCTGCACTCCTGATTTCGGACTTTCTCTATACAAGAGAAACATGACAAGTGAGGAATACATTAAGGCTGTTTTACAGGCTAAAGAGCATATTTTGGCTGGAGATATCTTTCAAATTGTTTTAAGTCAACGCTTTGAAAGAAGGACATTTGCTGACCCATTCGAAGTATACAGAGCTCTGAGAGTTGTGAATCCAAGTCCATATATGAGTTACTTGCAG TCTCGCGGTTGTGTAATGGTTGCTTCAAGTCCAGAAATTCTTGTTCGTGTAAATAAG AATAAGGTTGTTAATCGACCCTTGGCTGGGACAGCAAAACGAGGGACGACAAGCAATGAGGATGAAATGTTAGAGATGAAGCTGCTAAAGGATGAAAAGCAATGCGCAGAACATATTATGCTGGTTGATCTGGGCAGGAATGATGTTGGAAAG GTTTCAAAACCTGGTTCGGTCAAAGTGGAAAAGCTCATGACTGTTGAACGATATTCCCATGTGATGCACATAAGCTCTACA GTAACAGGAGAGTTACTTGATGATATGACGGCTTGGGATGCACTGCGTGCTGCACTGCCCGTTGGAACAGTTAGTGGAGCACCAAAG GTGAGGGCTATGGAGTTGATTGATCAATTAGAACCAACACGAAGGGGACCATACAGCGGTGGCTTCGGAGGGGTTTCGTTCCTGGGCGACATGGACATCGCATTGACCCTGAGGACAATCGTTTTCCCTACTGCAGTCCGTTACGACACAATGTACTCGTACAAGGATGGCAACAGGCGCCAGGAATGGATCGCGCACCTCCAATCCGGTGCTGGGATCGTGGCCGACAGCCGTCCAGATGACGAGCAAATCGAGTGTGAACGCAAAGCTGCTGGCCTGGCCAAGGCCATCGATTTGGCAGAGCTAGCGTTCGTGAACAACGCGCCCCCACAACCAGAGAGCACCGACGCCTCTCCTCCGCCGCTGCTCCATATCCGCAGTAGGGAGCTGATTACTCATAACGGAGGTATGGGTGTTTGA
- the LOC131005825 gene encoding pleckstrin homology domain-containing protein 1, with product MASLWRAAMGSAQAGADDYDGVEFWGTPERAGWLMKQGEYIKTWRRRWFVLKQGKLFWFKESTVTRASRPRGVIPVANCLTVKGAEDVLNRQFAFELSTRTETMYFIADAEKEKEDWINSIGRSIVQHSRSVTDNEVLDYDSRKGLG from the coding sequence ATGGCGAGCCTGTGGCGAGCTGCGATGGGCTCGGCTCAAGCCGGAGCAGATGACTACGACGGCGTTGAGTTCTGGGGCACGCCGGAGCGCGCCGGCTGGCTGATGAAGCAGGGCGAGTACATCAAGACCTGGCGCCGCCGCTGGTTCGTGCTGAAGCAGGGGAAGCTCTTCTGGTTCAAGGAATCCACCGTCACCCGCGCCTCCAGGCCTCGCGGCGTCATCCCGGTCGCCAATTGCCTCACCGTCAAGGGCGCCGAGGACGTGCTGAACCGGCAATTCGCCTTCGAGTTGTCCACTCGGACCGAGACTATGTACTTCATCGCCGACGccgagaaggagaaggaggacTGGATCAACTCGATCGGCCGATCCATCGTTCAGCACTCGAGGTCGGTAACCGATAACGAAGTTCTCGATTATGATAGCCGCAAGGGTTTGGGATGA
- the LOC131005824 gene encoding anthranilate synthase alpha subunit 1, chloroplastic-like isoform X2, with translation MQMQALTFSQRPSPAIWRPPPATSAAAISGRSGSSAVTFRLRTFQCCSSRTPSLEVDKKRFVEASENGNLIPLYRCIFSDHLTPVLAYRCLVKEDDREAPSFLFESVEPGFRASSVGRYSVVGAQPAIEVLAKENQVTILDHGSGKIIEKSVEDPMSIPRSISENWSPQLVEDLPDAFCGGWVGFFSYDTIRYSEKKKLPFSCAPEDDRNLPDIHLGLYDDVIIFDHVDKKAYIIHWVRLDQYSSAQKAYDDGMKRLETLVSKVQDIDPPRLAPARVDFCTPDFGLSLYKRNMTSEEYIKAVLQAKEHILAGDIFQIVLSQRFERRTFADPFEVYRALRVVNPSPYMSYLQSRGCVMVASSPEILVRVNKNKVVNRPLAGTAKRGTTSNEDEMLEMKLLKDEKQCAEHIMLVDLGRNDVGKVTGELLDDMTAWDALRAALPVGTVSGAPKVRAMELIDQLEPTRRGPYSGGFGGVSFLGDMDIALTLRTIVFPTAVRYDTMYSYKDGNRRQEWIAHLQSGAGIVADSRPDDEQIECERKAAGLAKAIDLAELAFVNNAPPQPESTDASPPPLLHIRSRELITHNGGMGV, from the exons ATGCAAATGCAAGCTTTAACGTTCTCTCAGAGGCCATCTCCGGCGATATGGAGGCCACCGCCGGCGACCTCCGCCGCCGCCATTTCCGGAAGAAGCGGGAGCTCTGCCGTCACGTTCCGGCTCCGTACATTCCAGTGCTGTTCTTCGAGAACTCCTTCTCTAG AGGTGGATAAGAAGAGGTTTGTTGAAGCATCTGAAAATGGAAACTTAATTCCGCTGTACAGATGCATATTCTCGGATCATTTGACGCCGGTGTTGGCTTACCGATGCTTGGTTAAAGAGGACGATCGAGAGGCTCCGAGTTTCCTATTTGAATCTGTGGAGCCTGGTTTTCGTGCATCAAGTGTT GGTCGTTACAGTGTGGTTGGGGCGCAACCAGCCATAGAAGTACTTGCAAAAGAGAATCAGGTTACAATTCTGGATCATGGTTCTGGAAAAATAATCGAGAAGTCGGTAGAGGATCCTATGTCAATTCCAAGAAGTATTTCAGAAAACTGGAGTCCACAACTAGTCGAGGACCTTCCAGACGCGTTTTGTG GTGGATGGGTTGGATTTTTCTCATATGATACAATTCGATATTCTGAGAAGAAAAAGTTGCCATTCTCTTGCGCTCCGGAAGACGACAGAAATCTTCCTGACATTCATCTTGGACTGTATGATGACGTAATCATTTTTGACCACGTGGACAAG AAAGCATATATAATCCATTGGGTGCGCTTAGATCAATATTCATCTGCTCAAAAAGCTTATGATGATGGAATGAAACGCTTGGAAACCTTGGTTTCTAAAGTACAAGACATTGATCC TCCACGGCTAGCTCCAGCTCGTGTTGATTTCTGCACTCCTGATTTCGGACTTTCTCTATACAAGAGAAACATGACAAGTGAGGAATACATTAAGGCTGTTTTACAGGCTAAAGAGCATATTTTGGCTGGAGATATCTTTCAAATTGTTTTAAGTCAACGCTTTGAAAGAAGGACATTTGCTGACCCATTCGAAGTATACAGAGCTCTGAGAGTTGTGAATCCAAGTCCATATATGAGTTACTTGCAG TCTCGCGGTTGTGTAATGGTTGCTTCAAGTCCAGAAATTCTTGTTCGTGTAAATAAG AATAAGGTTGTTAATCGACCCTTGGCTGGGACAGCAAAACGAGGGACGACAAGCAATGAGGATGAAATGTTAGAGATGAAGCTGCTAAAGGATGAAAAGCAATGCGCAGAACATATTATGCTGGTTGATCTGGGCAGGAATGATGTTGGAAAG GTAACAGGAGAGTTACTTGATGATATGACGGCTTGGGATGCACTGCGTGCTGCACTGCCCGTTGGAACAGTTAGTGGAGCACCAAAG GTGAGGGCTATGGAGTTGATTGATCAATTAGAACCAACACGAAGGGGACCATACAGCGGTGGCTTCGGAGGGGTTTCGTTCCTGGGCGACATGGACATCGCATTGACCCTGAGGACAATCGTTTTCCCTACTGCAGTCCGTTACGACACAATGTACTCGTACAAGGATGGCAACAGGCGCCAGGAATGGATCGCGCACCTCCAATCCGGTGCTGGGATCGTGGCCGACAGCCGTCCAGATGACGAGCAAATCGAGTGTGAACGCAAAGCTGCTGGCCTGGCCAAGGCCATCGATTTGGCAGAGCTAGCGTTCGTGAACAACGCGCCCCCACAACCAGAGAGCACCGACGCCTCTCCTCCGCCGCTGCTCCATATCCGCAGTAGGGAGCTGATTACTCATAACGGAGGTATGGGTGTTTGA